One genomic window of Marinobacter adhaerens HP15 includes the following:
- the ppnN gene encoding nucleotide 5'-monophosphate nucleosidase PpnN has translation MQETTINALVSPEGSLEILSNHEVNRLKDRSEGGLYRLFRQCALAVLNTGIETDDCKALMESHADFDVRLVPQPRGLKLELINAPGHAFVDGEMLRAIREHLFSVLRDIIYSHSIPQTAAGFRRDDPEDLTNYVFHILRNARVLQAGRQPDLVVCWGGHSIGHEEYQYSKDVGHQLGLRALSICTGCGPGAMKGPMKGATIGHAKQRVKNGRYIGITEPGIIGAEAPNPIVNELVIMPDIEKRLEAFVRCGHGVIVFPGGVGTAEEILYLLGILLHPDNADLPFPVVFTGRQENAEYFEMIDKFIRNALGDEAASKYEIIIDDPVRVAQTMKKGMKEVETFRRAMQDAYYFNWMLKIDPVFQLPFEPNHDNMRALELHRDQPVHLIAANLRKAFSGIVAGNVKEGGIRQVQEKGPFEIAGDPTLIKPLEAMLEQFVTQNRMKLPGSSAYRPSYRIVSGAA, from the coding sequence ATGCAGGAAACCACCATCAATGCCCTCGTCTCACCAGAGGGCAGCCTTGAAATTCTCTCCAATCATGAGGTCAACCGCCTCAAGGACCGCAGCGAAGGCGGGCTTTACCGGCTGTTTCGCCAATGCGCGCTGGCGGTTCTCAATACGGGCATCGAGACTGACGACTGCAAGGCATTGATGGAATCTCATGCCGACTTTGATGTCCGCCTGGTACCGCAGCCCCGGGGCCTCAAACTGGAACTGATCAATGCGCCCGGCCATGCCTTTGTTGATGGCGAAATGCTGAGGGCGATCCGCGAGCACCTGTTCTCGGTTTTACGAGACATTATCTACTCGCATTCAATCCCTCAGACAGCCGCCGGTTTTCGCCGGGATGATCCGGAGGACCTGACCAATTACGTATTCCACATTCTCCGCAACGCCCGGGTGCTGCAGGCGGGAAGACAACCAGACCTCGTGGTCTGCTGGGGTGGCCACTCCATCGGGCATGAAGAATACCAGTACAGCAAGGATGTCGGTCATCAGTTGGGGCTCAGGGCCCTGAGCATCTGCACCGGATGTGGCCCGGGTGCCATGAAAGGTCCCATGAAAGGTGCCACCATTGGCCACGCCAAGCAGCGGGTAAAGAACGGTCGCTACATCGGTATTACAGAACCCGGCATCATTGGCGCCGAAGCCCCAAACCCGATCGTCAATGAACTGGTCATCATGCCGGACATTGAAAAGCGCCTGGAAGCGTTCGTCCGCTGTGGTCACGGCGTGATTGTATTCCCAGGCGGTGTCGGCACCGCCGAGGAAATTCTCTACCTGCTCGGGATCCTGCTGCATCCGGACAATGCAGATCTGCCCTTCCCGGTGGTATTTACCGGCCGGCAGGAAAACGCGGAATACTTCGAGATGATCGATAAGTTTATCCGGAACGCCCTCGGGGATGAGGCTGCGAGCAAATACGAGATCATCATCGACGATCCGGTGCGCGTGGCCCAGACCATGAAAAAAGGAATGAAGGAGGTCGAGACGTTCCGGCGCGCCATGCAGGATGCCTATTATTTCAACTGGATGCTGAAGATCGACCCGGTGTTCCAGCTGCCGTTCGAGCCCAATCACGACAACATGCGGGCGCTGGAGCTGCATCGGGACCAGCCTGTGCACCTGATCGCTGCGAATTTGCGCAAGGCCTTCAGTGGCATTGTTGCCGGTAACGTCAAGGAGGGTGGTATACGACAGGTTCAGGAGAAGGGGCCGTTCGAAATCGCAGGCGACCCGACTCTGATAAAACCGCTCGAAGCCATGCTCGAGCAGTTTGTGACCCAGAACCGGATGAAACTACCGGGTTCTTCGGCCTACAGACCGAGCTATCGCATCGTCAGCGGAGCGGCCTGA
- a CDS encoding c-type cytochrome, whose product MNLKHYAVAGIFALGAAVPAVVSAADAEAGKAKAAVCAACHGQNGLAQIPTYPNLAGQNEQYLVSALKAYKNKQRSGGQAAIMQGQAAALSDADIANLAAYFASLPADGGK is encoded by the coding sequence ATGAATCTGAAACACTACGCTGTTGCGGGAATTTTTGCGCTTGGCGCTGCTGTGCCTGCAGTAGTTTCTGCCGCAGATGCCGAAGCCGGCAAGGCCAAGGCGGCTGTCTGTGCTGCGTGCCATGGCCAGAATGGTCTTGCGCAAATCCCGACATACCCCAACCTGGCGGGCCAGAACGAGCAGTACCTGGTATCGGCCCTGAAGGCGTACAAGAACAAGCAACGCTCTGGCGGCCAGGCCGCGATTATGCAGGGGCAGGCTGCTGCCCTAAGTGACGCCGACATTGCCAATCTGGCGGCCTACTTCGCGAGCCTGCCGGCAGACGGCGGCAAGTAA
- a CDS encoding enoyl-CoA hydratase/isomerase family protein, with the protein MSVEAEELACREGHMGVLTLNSPGTLNALSEHMIEQIQDILDRWANDDRICIVVIQGAGERAFCAGGDIRELYDAILDGQEPEKPVRFFSREYRMDYNIHRFPKPVLGIAHGVVMGGGLGVFSGCRYRLVTPDVTLAMPEITIGLFPDVGASWFLKRLPGRLGLFMGLTGARLNVSDTLRVGLADMAILPEDRDRLLDRLASERWTGQTAADDNRLFRLLNQIQTPDYRTLPPSHLARHEQRIARLSAGDELPDIVDQLLAAEVDCDWWHACMNTLRNGCPVSAWLVWTQLQKAQQMSLKDAFRMELAMVSECIRRPDLTEGIRALAIDKDRQPKWSYPSVADVPEDVVAAHFTPEWDDETDPMGLE; encoded by the coding sequence ATGTCTGTAGAGGCCGAGGAACTTGCATGCCGCGAAGGGCACATGGGTGTTCTTACACTGAACTCCCCGGGCACTCTCAACGCGCTTTCCGAACACATGATCGAGCAGATCCAGGACATCCTGGACCGCTGGGCCAATGATGACCGAATCTGCATCGTGGTCATTCAGGGCGCCGGTGAGAGAGCCTTTTGCGCCGGCGGTGATATCCGCGAACTCTATGATGCAATTCTCGACGGGCAAGAGCCGGAGAAACCGGTACGGTTTTTCAGCCGGGAATACCGGATGGATTACAACATCCATCGCTTCCCAAAGCCCGTGCTGGGTATAGCCCACGGCGTGGTGATGGGCGGCGGTCTTGGTGTGTTCTCAGGCTGCCGGTATCGGCTGGTTACGCCGGATGTCACGCTGGCAATGCCCGAGATCACGATCGGGCTGTTTCCGGATGTGGGTGCCAGCTGGTTTTTGAAACGGCTGCCAGGAAGGCTGGGGCTGTTCATGGGGTTGACCGGCGCCCGTTTGAACGTCAGCGATACGCTGCGGGTTGGTCTCGCCGACATGGCCATCCTGCCGGAGGACCGGGATCGCCTGCTTGACCGACTGGCCTCGGAACGCTGGACCGGCCAAACCGCCGCCGATGACAATCGACTGTTCAGGTTACTCAACCAGATCCAGACACCGGATTACCGGACACTGCCACCCAGTCACCTCGCCCGGCACGAACAGCGGATTGCCAGGCTGAGCGCCGGCGATGAACTTCCGGACATCGTTGATCAACTGCTGGCAGCGGAGGTTGACTGCGACTGGTGGCATGCCTGTATGAACACGCTCAGAAACGGATGCCCGGTCTCTGCATGGCTGGTCTGGACCCAGTTACAGAAAGCGCAGCAAATGTCCCTGAAGGACGCCTTCCGCATGGAACTGGCGATGGTTTCCGAATGCATCCGCCGGCCTGATCTGACAGAGGGAATCCGGGCTCTGGCTATCGACAAGGACCGCCAGCCAAAATGGAGTTACCCGAGCGTGGCCGATGTGCCGGAAGACGTGGTTGCGGCTCATTTCACCCCGGAGTGGGATGACGAGACGGATCCGATGGGCCTGGAGTAA
- a CDS encoding ankyrin repeat domain-containing protein, with protein sequence MAKGTGAFRVLLILLPLVVFLSACASPNQPVALSPEALAEADALLVSAAGNGEKRRVQLLLSAGADVNTSDPYGYTPVMRAAENGHLSVVKVLVAAGANVNVSQGGESLLMKIVANGDLLTAERLVAAGADVNYEASDGQTALDVARATNNRDLEMLLVQAGAEF encoded by the coding sequence ATGGCCAAGGGAACCGGCGCCTTCCGTGTTTTGCTCATATTGCTTCCGCTTGTTGTTTTCCTGTCCGCCTGCGCCTCCCCGAACCAACCGGTTGCCCTGAGCCCCGAGGCCCTGGCCGAGGCGGATGCACTGCTGGTTTCAGCCGCCGGGAATGGTGAAAAGCGGCGCGTGCAGCTGTTGTTATCGGCCGGCGCCGATGTGAACACCAGTGACCCGTACGGGTATACCCCCGTGATGCGGGCGGCGGAAAACGGCCATCTGTCGGTGGTGAAGGTATTGGTGGCAGCCGGTGCCAACGTCAACGTGAGTCAGGGAGGCGAATCTTTGCTGATGAAAATCGTGGCCAACGGGGATTTGCTGACGGCGGAGAGGCTGGTGGCGGCCGGAGCCGACGTCAATTACGAGGCGAGCGACGGACAAACGGCACTGGACGTTGCCCGCGCCACCAACAATCGGGATCTGGAAATGTTGCTGGTGCAGGCGGGCGCCGAATTCTAG